One genomic segment of Acidobacteriota bacterium includes these proteins:
- a CDS encoding dihydroorotate dehydrogenase codes for MNNHQALNPKLAIEVAGIAFNNPVLTASGTCGYGLDMAELIDLNQLGGICTKGLSAKPMRGNAPWRIVETHGGMLNAIGLQNIGARAFVTEKLPELRKYDTRIIPNVFGYTVDEYIEAIELLEEGAGIHGYELNISCPNVKAGGESFANDPRQAAAVTEAVKKVATRPVIVKLSPNVTDVAAVARAVEAAGADALSLINTAVGMAIDIHTRQPRLANVTGGLSGPAIKPIAVRCVFQAFRAVKIPLLGIGGIATVEDALEFIIAGASAVQVGTANFYDPSASLKIAAGLAAYCEQHRLANIGQLVGTVRLAQE; via the coding sequence ATGAATAACCACCAAGCTCTAAATCCAAAACTGGCCATCGAGGTCGCCGGCATCGCGTTCAACAATCCCGTGCTGACGGCGAGCGGAACGTGTGGCTACGGGCTGGACATGGCCGAGTTGATTGATCTGAACCAACTCGGCGGCATTTGCACCAAAGGCCTGTCGGCCAAACCGATGCGCGGCAATGCCCCCTGGCGCATCGTCGAAACGCACGGCGGCATGCTTAACGCCATCGGCTTGCAAAACATCGGCGCGCGCGCCTTCGTCACGGAGAAGCTGCCGGAGTTGCGCAAGTACGACACGCGCATCATTCCGAATGTGTTCGGCTACACGGTTGATGAATACATCGAGGCAATTGAATTGCTGGAAGAGGGCGCGGGCATTCACGGCTACGAGCTAAACATCTCGTGCCCGAACGTGAAGGCGGGCGGCGAGTCGTTTGCCAATGACCCGCGCCAGGCTGCCGCTGTGACCGAGGCGGTGAAGAAAGTCGCCACGCGCCCGGTGATCGTCAAGCTCTCGCCGAATGTCACCGATGTTGCGGCGGTGGCGCGCGCGGTCGAAGCAGCGGGCGCGGATGCGCTGTCGCTGATTAACACGGCGGTCGGGATGGCGATTGACATTCATACGCGCCAGCCGCGCCTGGCCAATGTGACGGGCGGGCTTTCTGGCCCGGCAATCAAACCGATTGCCGTGCGCTGCGTGTTCCAGGCTTTCCGCGCGGTCAAAATTCCACTGCTCGGCATTGGTGGTATTGCGACCGTCGAGGACGCGCTCGAATTCATCATCGCGGGTGCCAGCGCGGTGCAGGTGGGCACGGCGAACTTTTATGATCCCAGCGCGTCTCTCAAAATCGCCGCCGGATTGGCCGCATATTGCGAACAGCACCGTCTGGCGAACATCGGGCAACTCGTCGGCACGGTGAGGCTGGCCCAGGAGTAA
- a CDS encoding M23 family metallopeptidase: MLKAQCIKWAFLQLAFLASFALASQATAQTLPSFVVTLEPERLVNGSPCVFRVTAPTGTINRVTGTWMWRRLLFNFDAKARAWYAVAGVGPEAAQASYPLVVEATLASGEIVTSTYNVPVGQVKFPLSRLSVDPDFLDPNPQIRARIARERGLKNETFSRVSAQPLWEGPFRLPLQSVMTEAFGTRRTFNGKRRGSHHGVDYDANLGTPIAAMNSGKVVLARNLFFEGNCVVLDHGLGLLTLYLHLSAFKVQEGATVKRGQVLGLSGDTGRVTGPHLHAAVRWQGIYVDPVKLYGLALP; this comes from the coding sequence ATGCTCAAGGCGCAGTGCATCAAGTGGGCGTTTTTGCAATTGGCCTTTTTGGCGAGCTTCGCGTTGGCAAGCCAAGCGACGGCGCAAACATTGCCGTCCTTTGTCGTCACGCTGGAACCGGAACGCCTTGTGAATGGCTCACCCTGCGTGTTTCGAGTGACGGCGCCAACCGGGACGATCAACCGCGTGACTGGCACCTGGATGTGGCGGCGGCTGTTGTTTAACTTCGACGCCAAAGCGCGCGCGTGGTATGCGGTGGCGGGCGTTGGCCCGGAAGCCGCGCAGGCCAGTTATCCGCTGGTTGTTGAAGCCACACTGGCCAGCGGCGAGATCGTGACTTCGACCTATAACGTGCCGGTTGGACAGGTCAAGTTTCCGTTGTCACGGCTGAGCGTTGACCCAGACTTTCTTGATCCGAATCCGCAGATACGGGCGCGCATTGCGCGGGAACGTGGGTTGAAAAATGAAACCTTCAGCCGTGTGTCGGCACAACCTCTGTGGGAAGGCCCGTTTCGCCTGCCGCTCCAGTCTGTGATGACAGAGGCTTTCGGCACACGCCGGACATTCAACGGCAAGCGGCGCGGTTCGCATCACGGGGTGGATTACGACGCGAACCTGGGCACGCCCATCGCCGCCATGAACAGCGGCAAGGTCGTGCTGGCGCGCAATCTGTTTTTTGAAGGCAACTGCGTCGTGCTCGATCACGGCCTGGGGTTGTTGACGCTGTATCTGCATTTGTCCGCGTTCAAGGTGCAAGAAGGCGCGACCGTCAAACGCGGCCAGGTGCTTGGACTCAGCGGTGACACAGGGCGCGTGACCGGCCCGCACTTGCACGCCGCCGTGCGCTGGCAAGGGATTTATGTTGATCCGGTCAAACTGTATGGACTGGCGCTGCCCTAA
- the pyrF gene encoding orotidine-5'-phosphate decarboxylase, translated as MRNPLVVALDVDSAAQALDVVEQLRGIAGMFKIGKQLFTAAGPDIVRRIVGLGEDVFLDLKYHDIPNTVAKAGIEAARLGVRIFNVHALGGAAMLRATTEAVGEFAAREGVARPLILGVTILTSHTPESLRELGIERELAAQVVHLAKLCDEAGLDGVVASPQEIAPIRAAVHNPSFVLLTPGVRPAGAALNDQARVMTPGEAIRAGASLLVVGRPILAASDPAAAARKIIEEIEQAST; from the coding sequence ATCCGTAATCCATTGGTCGTGGCGCTTGATGTGGATTCCGCCGCACAAGCCTTGGACGTGGTCGAACAACTGCGCGGAATCGCCGGCATGTTCAAAATCGGCAAGCAGCTTTTCACCGCCGCCGGGCCGGACATCGTGCGCCGTATTGTGGGCCTGGGCGAAGACGTGTTTCTCGATCTGAAATACCACGACATTCCGAACACCGTGGCCAAGGCGGGCATCGAAGCCGCGCGGCTGGGCGTGCGGATTTTCAATGTGCACGCGCTGGGCGGTGCGGCGATGTTGCGCGCGACTACTGAGGCGGTCGGGGAATTTGCCGCACGTGAAGGGGTGGCCCGTCCATTGATTTTGGGCGTGACGATTCTGACCAGCCACACGCCGGAAAGCTTGCGCGAGTTGGGCATCGAACGGGAACTGGCTGCGCAGGTTGTGCATTTGGCAAAACTTTGCGACGAGGCGGGCCTTGATGGCGTGGTCGCTTCGCCCCAAGAGATTGCGCCAATCCGCGCGGCAGTGCACAATCCGTCATTCGTGCTGCTGACCCCGGGTGTGCGTCCGGCTGGGGCGGCGTTGAATGATCAGGCGCGGGTGATGACACCCGGTGAAGCGATACGCGCGGGCGCCAGTTTGTTAGTCGTTGGCCGCCCGATTCTGGCGGCCTCTGACCCGGCGGCGGCGGCCCGGAAAATTATTGAAGAAATCGAACAAGCCTCGACGTAG
- a CDS encoding DUF3108 domain-containing protein yields the protein MLRTLSRKVIMAALLVGGLGLCGWRLLAQPGGQATQTTPGFTQPPKPATPKTEKAAALASEGMPFVAGERLVYNVTWSRFASAARLETEVVERGAFFGQEGYQLRTKVETAGDVKAIFFEMYNQYTTYASPRSLLPYRLENTIRQGVNQMDETIFFDQAHREARFNDDSTLPLSPNTYDFTSLLYAVRQQPLAEGWKQSFSVLYGKQPLEIEVEVKKREAVISQLGRYNAVRVDFTPKEKQFSKFRARVWFSDDAQRLPIAISAQLPFGEVRAELTNATQTSRGTQPRIQNTPLAEAPEGGAPATNGHPPGGARGEAKLPFDLGERLNYDIAWGNFTSVGRASFEVRQKGYVGDRRVFEFAAEAASIGAARTLVNVNDQLISFADADSLEPIKTDTRLREGRRVKQVAADYDWSSKQAKLPNGTVIAIAPGTLDLLTLFYSVRAAELKVGALYQFSFLDANHRVRGVAVRVNKTEPIGSALGARDALQLDILTTDKTQLLAQAWISNDARRLPLYIATRTRFGELRFQIATVVNPR from the coding sequence ATGCTTCGTACTCTTTCACGTAAGGTCATCATGGCGGCGCTGTTGGTCGGCGGGCTGGGCTTATGCGGCTGGCGTTTGCTGGCGCAGCCCGGCGGGCAGGCCACGCAAACCACGCCGGGATTCACGCAACCGCCCAAACCAGCCACCCCAAAAACGGAAAAAGCCGCCGCCTTGGCCAGTGAGGGAATGCCTTTTGTGGCGGGTGAACGGCTCGTTTACAACGTGACCTGGTCGCGTTTTGCCTCCGCCGCACGGCTCGAAACCGAGGTCGTCGAACGCGGCGCCTTCTTTGGCCAGGAAGGTTATCAACTGCGCACAAAAGTTGAGACGGCGGGTGATGTCAAAGCGATCTTTTTTGAGATGTACAACCAGTACACGACCTACGCCAGTCCGCGGTCGCTGCTGCCGTACCGCTTGGAAAACACCATCCGGCAAGGGGTGAACCAGATGGATGAAACCATCTTCTTCGATCAAGCGCACCGCGAAGCCCGCTTTAACGACGACAGTACGTTGCCACTGTCACCCAACACCTACGATTTCACTTCCCTGCTCTACGCCGTGCGCCAGCAGCCGTTGGCGGAAGGCTGGAAGCAAAGCTTCAGTGTGCTGTATGGCAAACAACCGCTGGAAATCGAAGTCGAGGTGAAAAAGCGTGAGGCCGTGATTTCCCAACTGGGCCGGTACAACGCTGTGCGCGTGGATTTCACGCCCAAAGAAAAGCAATTCAGCAAATTCCGCGCGCGCGTCTGGTTCTCTGACGATGCCCAACGGCTGCCCATCGCCATTTCAGCGCAACTGCCCTTTGGCGAGGTGCGCGCCGAATTGACGAATGCCACGCAAACTTCGCGCGGCACGCAGCCGCGCATTCAAAACACGCCGCTGGCCGAGGCGCCCGAAGGCGGTGCGCCCGCGACGAACGGTCATCCGCCGGGAGGCGCGCGCGGCGAAGCCAAGCTCCCTTTTGACTTGGGCGAACGCCTCAATTACGACATCGCTTGGGGCAATTTCACTTCGGTCGGGCGCGCCAGTTTTGAAGTCCGGCAAAAGGGTTATGTCGGCGACCGCCGCGTGTTTGAATTTGCGGCGGAAGCGGCTTCGATAGGCGCCGCGCGCACACTCGTCAACGTCAACGATCAGTTGATTAGCTTCGCCGACGCCGATTCGCTCGAACCGATCAAAACCGACACCCGCTTGCGCGAAGGCCGCCGCGTCAAACAGGTCGCCGCCGATTACGATTGGAGCAGCAAACAAGCCAAACTGCCCAATGGCACAGTCATCGCGATTGCGCCGGGTACGCTCGATCTGCTGACGCTTTTTTATTCCGTGCGCGCGGCGGAATTGAAAGTGGGCGCGCTCTATCAATTTTCCTTCCTGGATGCCAATCATCGCGTGCGCGGCGTGGCCGTCCGCGTCAACAAAACCGAACCCATCGGCAGCGCCTTGGGTGCACGCGACGCCTTGCAACTCGACATTCTGACGACGGACAAAACACAGCTTTTGGCCCAGGCCTGGATATCCAACGATGCACGCCGCCTGCCGTTGTATATCGCCACGCGCACGCGCTTTGGCGAACTGCGCTTTCAAATCGCCACCGTCGTCAACCCGCGCTAA
- a CDS encoding DnaJ domain-containing protein produces MSDLYAVLGVKRSADATEIKSAYRRMARQYHPDVNPDPLAAKKFAVLNEAYHVLSDPTRRTWYDRTGSLQGVNLVSNTQQMSVASMRAARRAYYQARADRIVNEWLERERVETRARGKAVYTTVTLFLSTFIIAMTKPNLLETANLFWRAALLVLFTVGVWHLVTSLQQHFDYYTYRPTRRESQKGKPPRQRFKRGVAWAFVIGGYMASLGAGILIDSLTNISTELFLNTTLNDALLGVILFPPIAVLIVDTLYRINVRFEGA; encoded by the coding sequence ATGTCCGATCTGTATGCGGTGTTGGGCGTCAAACGCTCCGCCGATGCCACCGAGATCAAATCCGCGTACCGCCGCATGGCGCGCCAGTATCATCCTGACGTCAACCCGGATCCTTTGGCGGCGAAAAAATTCGCCGTGCTCAACGAGGCCTATCACGTCTTGAGCGATCCAACGCGGCGCACCTGGTATGACCGCACCGGCAGTCTGCAAGGCGTCAATCTCGTCTCGAATACACAGCAGATGAGCGTGGCCTCGATGCGCGCGGCGCGGCGGGCCTATTACCAGGCGCGCGCCGACCGCATCGTCAATGAATGGCTGGAACGTGAACGCGTCGAAACGCGCGCGCGCGGCAAAGCGGTTTACACCACGGTGACGCTGTTTCTTTCCACCTTCATCATCGCCATGACGAAGCCCAACTTGCTGGAAACCGCCAACCTGTTTTGGCGCGCCGCGTTGCTGGTGCTGTTCACCGTGGGCGTCTGGCATTTGGTGACGAGCTTGCAGCAGCATTTTGATTATTACACCTATCGCCCCACACGCCGCGAGAGCCAAAAAGGGAAACCGCCACGGCAACGCTTCAAACGGGGTGTAGCCTGGGCGTTTGTGATCGGCGGTTACATGGCTTCGCTGGGGGCCGGCATCCTGATTGATAGCCTGACGAATATCTCAACCGAGTTGTTTTTGAATACGACGCTCAATGATGCGCTGTTGGGCGTGATTCTCTTTCCGCCCATCGCCGTGCTGATTGTGGATACGCTTTATCGCATCAACGTGCGGTTTGAAGGGGCATAG
- a CDS encoding thiazole synthase, whose amino-acid sequence MDTKLIIAGKEFKSRLIIGTGKYRTNEQMVEAFERSGAEMITVAVRRVNITDRSQPSLLDFIDLKKFSILPNTAACYTAEEAVRTARLAREVGLSDWVKVEVIGDQKTLFPDNEATLAATKILVKEGFTVLPYFSDDLIMAKKLIDAGAAAVMPLAAPIGSGLGIQNPNNLRILREQITEVPLIVDAGVGTASDACFAMELGIDGLLMNTAIAEAEQPGAMAEAMKLAVQAGRGAYQAGRMPKRLYASASSPLTGLVR is encoded by the coding sequence ATGGATACAAAACTGATTATTGCTGGGAAAGAATTCAAATCGCGGTTGATTATCGGCACGGGCAAGTACCGCACGAATGAACAAATGGTCGAGGCCTTTGAACGCAGCGGGGCTGAGATGATCACCGTCGCGGTGCGCCGCGTGAACATCACCGACCGTTCGCAACCGTCGCTGCTGGACTTTATTGATCTCAAAAAGTTTTCGATCTTGCCGAACACGGCGGCCTGCTACACGGCGGAAGAGGCCGTGCGCACGGCACGATTGGCCCGCGAGGTCGGCTTGTCGGATTGGGTCAAAGTCGAGGTGATCGGCGATCAAAAGACGTTGTTTCCCGACAACGAAGCGACACTGGCGGCGACCAAAATTCTGGTCAAAGAGGGGTTCACCGTGCTGCCCTATTTCAGCGACGATTTGATCATGGCCAAGAAGCTGATTGACGCAGGGGCCGCGGCGGTGATGCCGTTGGCTGCGCCGATTGGTTCGGGGTTGGGGATTCAGAACCCGAACAACCTGCGGATTTTGCGCGAGCAAATTACCGAGGTGCCGCTCATCGTTGACGCCGGCGTAGGCACGGCGAGCGACGCCTGCTTTGCGATGGAGTTGGGCATTGACGGCCTCTTGATGAACACAGCGATTGCCGAAGCCGAACAGCCGGGCGCGATGGCCGAGGCGATGAAGCTGGCGGTGCAAGCCGGGCGCGGAGCTTATCAAGCCGGGCGCATGCCGAAACGCTTGTATGCAAGCGCGAGCAGCCCGCTAACGGGCCTGGTGCGTTAG
- a CDS encoding VacB/RNase II family 3'-5' exoribonuclease gives MLTAMSRKHQINETQSLLDLNAVLTELGQAEEGLSARDLADLLELNRAQQKALTPLLNRLQSLGLVRRYGQEFRRSNQQRAMLGTIRQRRRKVIHFIPDDLEARKLGRLRVEPEELHGAFDGDRVLVSLSRPNARGEREARVEMLVQRGQLKIVGRLHHGFRQAWVESLDEKFLHEIDLADADGKDLADGWIVIVEITRYPAFRVNPQGRIVDTLGANSDEPGMDINIVIHKHDLPHVFPDEVLAEAEAYSSDVTDEQRAGRVDWRAVPTVTIDGETARDFDDAISLKKLDNGNFHLGVHIADVSFYVREGTALDHEARLRGTSVYFPERAIPMLPEHLSNGICSLNPQVDRLAMSALMEVDRNGRVVNYRLCETVIRSAERMTYTNVNKLLKHAEPELETRYASVLDLFKTMEELAHILIQMRQQRGAIDFNLPEAIFEFDDEGRVAGVLKADRNIAHRIIEEFMLLANETVAAHLQALSVPSVYRIHEDPDPQRVIEFAELAHAYGYGFPYEGVSSHDYQRLSQQLEGKPEEKVLAYAMLRSLMRARYAAAIDKPAGHFGLAAKTYTHFTSPIRRYPDLLVHRILRALLHTNPKLGESTARGTVLLAVATGPTFGVEHSKHKHPPIPIPFAQLDALAEESSERERAADAAEHELDDWRKAKFMAERIGEEYDGTIINVRDFGFYVELDEIFIEGLVAVSSLHDDFYRYDERIHALVGRAGRRFRLGDRVRVRVDRVNVDRHLVDFSMLNAGKESGSRSRKKK, from the coding sequence ATGCTGACCGCTATGAGCCGCAAACATCAGATCAATGAAACGCAGTCGCTGCTCGACCTCAACGCCGTGCTGACCGAATTGGGTCAAGCCGAAGAGGGTTTATCCGCCCGCGACCTCGCTGACCTGCTCGAACTCAATCGCGCGCAGCAGAAAGCCCTGACGCCGTTGCTCAATCGGTTGCAAAGCCTCGGCCTGGTGCGGCGCTATGGGCAAGAGTTCCGCCGGTCGAATCAGCAGCGCGCCATGCTCGGCACGATTCGCCAGCGCCGCCGCAAGGTGATCCACTTCATCCCCGACGACCTGGAAGCCCGCAAGCTGGGCCGCCTGCGTGTCGAACCCGAAGAGTTGCATGGGGCGTTTGATGGCGACCGCGTGCTGGTCAGTCTGTCGCGTCCGAACGCGCGGGGCGAACGCGAGGCACGCGTCGAGATGCTGGTGCAACGCGGGCAACTCAAAATCGTTGGCCGCTTGCATCATGGGTTCCGGCAAGCTTGGGTCGAATCGCTGGATGAAAAGTTCCTGCACGAGATTGACCTAGCAGATGCTGACGGCAAAGACCTGGCCGATGGTTGGATTGTGATCGTTGAGATCACACGTTACCCCGCGTTTCGCGTCAATCCACAGGGCCGTATCGTTGATACGCTCGGCGCGAACAGCGATGAGCCGGGCATGGACATCAACATCGTCATCCACAAACACGACCTGCCGCACGTATTCCCCGACGAAGTGCTAGCCGAAGCGGAAGCGTATTCCTCCGACGTGACTGACGAACAGCGCGCGGGACGGGTGGATTGGCGCGCCGTGCCGACGGTGACGATTGACGGCGAGACGGCGCGCGATTTTGACGACGCCATCAGCCTCAAAAAACTCGACAACGGCAATTTTCACCTAGGCGTGCATATCGCCGACGTGAGTTTCTATGTGCGCGAAGGCACGGCGCTCGATCACGAGGCGCGCTTGCGCGGCACCTCGGTTTATTTTCCCGAACGCGCCATCCCGATGTTGCCCGAACATTTGTCGAATGGCATCTGTTCGCTCAATCCACAGGTTGACCGGCTGGCAATGTCGGCGTTGATGGAGGTTGACCGCAACGGGCGCGTGGTCAATTACCGGCTGTGCGAAACGGTGATTCGCAGTGCCGAGCGGATGACTTACACCAACGTCAACAAGCTGCTCAAACACGCAGAGCCGGAATTGGAGACGCGCTACGCCTCGGTGCTCGACTTGTTCAAAACGATGGAGGAACTGGCGCACATCCTCATCCAAATGCGGCAACAACGCGGCGCGATTGATTTCAACCTGCCCGAAGCCATCTTTGAATTCGATGACGAAGGCCGTGTTGCCGGCGTGCTCAAAGCCGACCGCAACATCGCGCACCGTATCATCGAAGAGTTCATGCTGCTCGCCAATGAAACCGTCGCCGCGCATCTGCAAGCCTTGAGCGTGCCCTCTGTCTATCGCATCCACGAAGACCCCGACCCGCAGCGTGTCATCGAATTCGCCGAACTGGCGCACGCTTACGGCTACGGCTTCCCTTACGAAGGCGTTAGCTCGCACGATTACCAGCGGCTATCGCAACAACTGGAAGGGAAGCCGGAAGAGAAAGTGCTGGCCTATGCGATGCTGCGTTCGTTGATGCGGGCGCGCTATGCCGCCGCAATAGACAAACCGGCGGGCCATTTCGGCTTGGCCGCGAAGACTTACACCCATTTCACCTCGCCGATTCGCCGCTATCCTGACTTGCTGGTGCATCGCATCTTGCGCGCGTTGTTGCACACCAATCCAAAACTTGGCGAAAGCACGGCTCGCGGTACGGTACTGTTAGCGGTAGCGACCGGGCCGACTTTTGGCGTCGAGCATTCAAAGCACAAACACCCACCCATTCCGATTCCGTTTGCCCAACTCGACGCGCTGGCCGAAGAGTCCAGCGAACGCGAGCGCGCCGCCGATGCCGCCGAGCACGAGCTTGACGATTGGCGCAAAGCCAAATTCATGGCCGAACGCATTGGCGAGGAATACGATGGCACGATCATCAACGTGCGCGATTTCGGCTTTTATGTCGAACTGGACGAGATTTTTATCGAAGGGCTGGTCGCAGTCTCATCGCTACATGATGATTTCTATCGTTATGATGAACGCATTCACGCGCTGGTCGGGCGGGCCGGACGGCGCTTTCGTTTAGGCGACCGCGTGCGCGTGCGCGTTGATCGCGTGAACGTAGACCGCCACTTGGTGGATTTTTCAATGCTCAATGCGGGCAAGGAATCTGGCTCCCGCAGCCGGAAGAAAAAATAA